In Leptotrichia buccalis C-1013-b, the genomic window AATACAAATACAAATAATTTTCGGATTCAGAAGGTTTATGATGAATTAATTCTCGCTGGTGCTGATCCCAAAATCAACTATATGTCAAAGCCGCATATTGGAACTGACAAATTAATCGAAATAATGTGTAAAATTAGGCATAAAATCGAAAGTCTTGGAGGAGAATACCGTTTTAGTACAAAACTTGTAAAAGTAAATTATGAAAAATCTGATTCTGAAAATAACAAAATAAAAAGCATTTTGGTTGAAAATATAGAAAATTCTGATGAAAATAAATTTTATGAAATCCCAACAAACATTGTAGTTCTCGCAATCGGGCATAGTGCAAGAGACACTTTCTTTATGCTGAACGAAGAAAATGTGACAATGGAACGGAAGACTTTTTCGGTAGGAGTCCGAATTGAGCATCTTCAAAGTATGATAAATTATTCGCAGTATGGAAAATTTGCTGATAAATTGCCAGCCGCAGAATATAAATTAAATGTAAAGACAAGCAATGGACGTGGAGTTTACACATTCTGTATGTGTCCTGGCGGTGTAGTTGTACCATCTTCAAGCGAGGAAGGAAGACTTGTTGTGAATGGAATGAGCTATTCACAAAGAGATTTGGAAAATGCAAACTCGGCAATCTTAGTAAATGTATTTCCTGAGGATTTTCCAGGAGAAAGCGTTCTGGCTGGAGTCGAATTTCAAAGAAAACTGGAAGAAAAAGCATTTGAACTTGGCGGAAAGGATTACAAAGCTCCTATTCAATTATTTGGCGATTTTGTAAACAATAAAATCTCAACAAAATTAGGAAAAGTAAAGCCAAGCTATCTGGCAGGCTACAAATTTGCAAACTTAAATGAAATTTTTCCACAATTCATAAACGATTCCATAAAAGAAGGAATTACCTTAATGGATAGAAAAATAAAAGGATTTGCCAGTTATGATGCAATTCTGTCAGGTGTCGAAAGCCGTAGTTCATCCCCAGTGAAAATTCCTAGAAATGAAAGATTTTTCTCAAATATCGAAG contains:
- a CDS encoding NAD(P)/FAD-dependent oxidoreductase, coding for MIRINNIKMPVKHSENDLKKTVYKLYKINENEIKSFEIAGQAIDARKKDNVVFVYAVDISFKFDEETEKKRFGNVKNVRKIEKNPYSTEKIENFTETENVKRPVIVGSGPAGIFAGLVLAEVGLKPIIIEQGKNVNEREKDVYNFFKTGKLDKYSNVQFGEGGAGTFSDGKLNTNTNNFRIQKVYDELILAGADPKINYMSKPHIGTDKLIEIMCKIRHKIESLGGEYRFSTKLVKVNYEKSDSENNKIKSILVENIENSDENKFYEIPTNIVVLAIGHSARDTFFMLNEENVTMERKTFSVGVRIEHLQSMINYSQYGKFADKLPAAEYKLNVKTSNGRGVYTFCMCPGGVVVPSSSEEGRLVVNGMSYSQRDLENANSAILVNVFPEDFPGESVLAGVEFQRKLEEKAFELGGKDYKAPIQLFGDFVNNKISTKLGKVKPSYLAGYKFANLNEIFPQFINDSIKEGITLMDRKIKGFASYDAILSGVESRSSSPVKIPRNERFFSNIEGLMPCGEGAGYAGGIMSAAVDGIKCAEYVIDYFIEK